The Collimonas sp. PA-H2 genome contains a region encoding:
- the cphA gene encoding cyanophycin synthetase: MKNIEILRIMSLRGPNIWTYRSTLEAWIDIGELEDFPSNTLPGFNQRLTGWLPSLIEHRCSYGERGGFVQRLQDGTWPGHILEHVTLELQNLAGMPGGFGKARSTSVRGVYKVAVRARHEEVTRAALHAARDMVMAAIEDKPFDVPATIASLRTMVDSRCLGPSTACIVEAADERRIPSFRLTDGNLVQLGHGIRQRRIWTAETDQTSAIAESISSDKDLTKTLLQACGVPVPEGQVVESPEEAWEAAEDIGLPVVVKPTDANHGRGVFIDLNTREEIETAYTLALEEGSSVIVERFIRGNEHRLLIVGGRLAAAARGEPLSVTADGSSTILQLIESQINSDPRRGELEECPLSLVLLDQEPVVRVELERQGYSGDSIPPAGKQVLIQRNGNVSIDVTDLVHPSVAAAASLAARVVGLDIAGVDLVAEDISRPLEEQRGAIVEVNAGPGLLMHLKPAEGRPRPVGRAIIEHLFAAADNGRIPIVGVSGTHGKTTVSRLIAWQLHLSGNHVGLACGDGLYFAQRRVEKGDCANWESAQRVLINRAVQAAVFENSHDTILSEGLVYDRCQVGVVTNIAANDSLPQYYIGDAEEMVKVTRTQVDVVLPTGVAVLNAADALVADMASLCDGEVIFFGIDPALPVIAEHLEKNKRAVFIRNDQIMLATGKNELLLADITTVPLISRSKDRFQIENVLAAVAAAWALDISHDLMRAGIETFEMT, translated from the coding sequence ATGAAAAACATTGAAATTCTCCGTATCATGTCCCTGCGCGGACCGAATATATGGACGTATAGATCAACCCTTGAGGCGTGGATCGACATAGGCGAACTGGAAGATTTCCCCTCCAATACCCTGCCCGGCTTCAACCAGCGCCTGACCGGCTGGCTGCCATCCCTGATTGAACACCGCTGCAGCTACGGCGAACGCGGCGGTTTTGTACAGCGCCTGCAAGACGGCACCTGGCCTGGCCACATCCTCGAACACGTCACCCTGGAACTGCAAAACCTGGCCGGCATGCCGGGTGGTTTCGGCAAGGCCCGCAGCACTTCAGTGCGCGGCGTCTATAAAGTAGCAGTGCGGGCGCGCCACGAAGAAGTCACCCGCGCCGCCCTGCACGCTGCGCGCGACATGGTGATGGCCGCGATTGAAGACAAGCCGTTCGACGTCCCCGCCACTATCGCTTCGCTGCGCACCATGGTCGACTCGCGTTGCCTGGGCCCCAGCACCGCCTGCATCGTCGAAGCCGCGGACGAACGCCGCATCCCCTCTTTCCGCTTGACTGACGGTAACCTGGTGCAGCTCGGCCACGGCATCCGCCAGCGCCGCATCTGGACCGCAGAAACCGACCAGACCAGCGCCATCGCCGAAAGCATCTCCAGCGACAAAGACCTGACCAAGACCCTGCTGCAAGCCTGCGGCGTACCGGTGCCGGAAGGCCAGGTCGTGGAAAGCCCGGAAGAAGCCTGGGAAGCGGCGGAAGACATCGGCCTGCCGGTGGTGGTCAAGCCCACCGACGCCAATCATGGCCGCGGCGTCTTCATCGACCTCAATACCCGCGAAGAAATCGAAACCGCCTACACGCTAGCGCTGGAAGAAGGCAGCAGCGTGATCGTCGAGCGCTTCATCCGCGGCAACGAACACCGCCTGCTGATCGTTGGCGGCCGCCTGGCAGCCGCTGCTCGCGGCGAGCCCTTGTCGGTAACGGCCGACGGCAGCTCCACCATCTTGCAACTGATAGAAAGCCAGATCAATTCCGATCCGCGCCGCGGCGAGCTGGAAGAATGCCCGCTCAGCCTGGTGCTGCTGGACCAGGAACCAGTGGTGCGGGTTGAACTGGAACGCCAGGGTTACAGCGGCGATTCGATTCCACCGGCCGGCAAACAAGTACTGATACAACGCAACGGCAATGTTTCGATCGACGTCACCGACCTGGTGCATCCGAGCGTCGCCGCTGCCGCCTCTCTGGCGGCGCGCGTGGTCGGCCTGGATATCGCCGGCGTCGACCTGGTGGCGGAAGATATTTCCCGTCCGCTGGAAGAACAGCGCGGCGCCATCGTCGAAGTCAACGCCGGCCCCGGCCTGCTGATGCACCTGAAGCCGGCCGAAGGCCGGCCGCGCCCGGTCGGCAGAGCCATTATCGAACATCTGTTCGCCGCTGCCGACAATGGCCGCATCCCTATCGTCGGCGTCTCCGGCACCCACGGCAAAACCACCGTCTCGCGCCTGATCGCGTGGCAGCTGCACCTGAGCGGCAACCATGTCGGCCTGGCTTGCGGCGACGGCCTCTATTTCGCCCAGCGCCGGGTGGAAAAAGGCGATTGCGCCAACTGGGAATCGGCGCAACGGGTGCTGATCAACCGCGCGGTGCAAGCAGCTGTCTTTGAAAACAGCCACGACACTATCTTGTCGGAAGGCCTGGTGTATGACCGCTGCCAGGTTGGCGTGGTCACCAACATCGCCGCCAACGACAGCCTGCCGCAGTACTACATCGGCGACGCCGAGGAAATGGTGAAAGTCACCCGCACCCAGGTCGACGTCGTGCTGCCGACCGGCGTCGCGGTGCTGAACGCCGCCGATGCGCTGGTGGCCGACATGGCGTCGCTGTGCGACGGCGAAGTGATTTTCTTCGGCATCGATCCTGCCCTGCCGGTGATTGCCGAGCATCTCGAAAAGAACAAGCGCGCGGTGTTCATCCGCAACGACCAGATCATGCTGGCCACCGGCAAGAATGAACTACTGCTGGCGGATATCACCACCGTGCCGCTGATTAGCCGCAGCAAGGATCGCTTCCAGATAGAAAACGTGCTGGCGGCGGTTGCCGCGGCATGGGCGCTGGACATCTCGCACGACTTGATGCGCGCCGGGATTGAAACTTTCGAGATGACTTAG
- the cphA gene encoding cyanophycin synthetase gives MDVSRIRVLRGPNLWSRHTAIEAIVSCTEAERAIAGIAGFEAKLRERFPQIGFLEATGKNEVVSMAHALEIAALGLQSEAGCPVTFSRTVPTLEAGVYQVIVEYSEEEVGRLAFQLAQELCLAALADQPFDLASALARLQELDEDIRLGPSTGSIVQAAVSRGIPFRRLTGGSMVQFGWGSRQRRIQAAETNHTSAIAESIAQDKDLTKKLLNAAGVPVPMGRVVSTAEEAWAAAQEIASPVVLKPRDGNQGKGVAVNITAREQVMAAFAVASEICSEVIVERYLPGHDFRLLVVGNHLVAAARRDPPQVIGDGVRTIRQLVDHVNSDPLRGEGHATSLTKIRFDAIALATLAKQNYAADSVPPQGTRVVLRNNANLSTGGTATDVTEDVHPELAARAVAAAQMVGLDICGVDVVCNNVHQPLEEQEGGVVEVNAAPGLRMHISPSYGKGRAVGAAIMSTMFEDGDNGRIPLVAVAGTNGKTTTVRLIAHLLGRKGLRVGMTNSDGVYIEKQRIDTGDCSGPRSARNVLMHPDVDAAVFETARGGILREGLGFDRCDVAVVTNIGMGDHLGLSFISTVEDLSVVKRVIVENVAPAGHAVLNAADPMVASMAKACPGSITFFAHDFHHPLMTTHRAQGHRVVYQDGNAIVAAKGKQEHRLLLQEIPLTRNGSIGFQVENAMAAIAAAWALNLDWDVIRAGLASFVNDAATAPGRFNVFEYRGATLIADYGHNPDAIQALVKAIDSMPAKRRSVVISGAGDRRDIDIRHQTEILGEAFDEVILYQDQCQRGRADGEVLGLLREGLKNARRTTAIEEINGEFIAIDTALSHLSPGDLCLILVDQVEEALEHIAKRIAEV, from the coding sequence ATGGACGTATCACGTATCCGAGTACTTCGCGGCCCCAATCTGTGGAGTCGACATACCGCTATTGAAGCCATTGTGTCCTGCACCGAAGCCGAGCGCGCCATTGCCGGCATCGCCGGTTTCGAGGCCAAGCTGCGTGAACGCTTTCCACAAATCGGTTTCCTGGAGGCGACCGGCAAGAACGAAGTGGTGTCCATGGCCCATGCCCTGGAAATCGCCGCGCTTGGGTTGCAGTCGGAAGCCGGTTGTCCGGTCACCTTCAGCCGCACCGTACCGACGCTGGAAGCCGGCGTCTATCAGGTGATCGTCGAATACAGCGAAGAAGAAGTCGGCCGGCTGGCTTTCCAGCTGGCGCAGGAGCTGTGCCTGGCGGCGCTGGCGGACCAGCCTTTCGACCTAGCAAGCGCATTGGCGCGCCTGCAGGAACTGGATGAAGACATCCGCCTCGGCCCTAGCACCGGCTCCATCGTGCAAGCCGCGGTATCACGCGGCATTCCATTCCGCCGCCTGACCGGCGGCAGCATGGTGCAGTTCGGCTGGGGCAGCCGCCAGCGCCGCATCCAGGCTGCGGAAACCAATCACACCAGCGCCATCGCCGAGTCGATCGCGCAAGACAAGGACCTGACCAAGAAGCTGCTGAACGCCGCCGGCGTGCCGGTGCCTATGGGGCGCGTCGTTTCCACTGCCGAAGAAGCCTGGGCCGCGGCCCAGGAAATCGCTAGCCCGGTGGTGCTCAAGCCGCGCGACGGCAACCAGGGCAAAGGCGTGGCAGTCAACATCACCGCGCGCGAGCAGGTCATGGCGGCTTTCGCCGTGGCTTCCGAAATCTGCTCGGAAGTGATCGTCGAACGCTACCTGCCCGGCCATGACTTCCGTCTGCTGGTGGTCGGCAACCATCTGGTAGCTGCGGCCCGCCGCGATCCTCCGCAAGTGATCGGCGACGGCGTGCGCACCATCCGTCAGCTGGTAGACCATGTCAACAGCGATCCGCTGCGCGGCGAAGGCCATGCCACCTCGCTGACCAAGATCCGCTTCGATGCGATCGCCCTGGCGACGCTGGCGAAACAGAATTACGCTGCCGACTCGGTGCCGCCGCAAGGCACGCGCGTGGTGTTGCGCAACAATGCCAACCTGAGCACCGGCGGCACTGCCACCGACGTCACCGAAGATGTGCATCCGGAACTGGCGGCGCGCGCCGTTGCGGCCGCGCAGATGGTCGGCCTCGATATCTGCGGCGTCGACGTGGTCTGCAACAACGTCCACCAGCCGCTGGAAGAACAGGAAGGCGGCGTGGTCGAAGTCAACGCCGCGCCCGGCCTGCGCATGCATATCAGTCCTTCGTACGGCAAGGGCCGCGCGGTCGGCGCCGCCATCATGTCAACCATGTTTGAAGACGGCGACAATGGCCGCATTCCGCTGGTCGCGGTAGCTGGCACCAACGGCAAGACCACCACCGTGCGCCTGATTGCCCACCTGCTGGGCCGCAAAGGCCTGCGCGTCGGCATGACCAATTCGGACGGCGTCTACATCGAAAAGCAACGCATCGACACCGGCGACTGCAGCGGTCCGCGCAGCGCCCGTAATGTACTGATGCATCCGGACGTCGACGCCGCGGTATTTGAAACCGCGCGCGGCGGCATCCTGCGCGAAGGCCTGGGTTTCGACCGCTGCGACGTCGCCGTAGTCACCAATATCGGCATGGGCGACCATCTCGGCCTGAGCTTCATCAGCACGGTGGAAGACTTGAGCGTGGTCAAACGCGTCATCGTCGAAAACGTCGCGCCTGCTGGTCATGCGGTCCTGAACGCCGCCGATCCGATGGTGGCCAGCATGGCCAAAGCCTGCCCGGGTTCGATCACCTTCTTCGCCCATGATTTCCATCACCCGCTGATGACCACCCATCGCGCCCAGGGCCATCGAGTGGTGTATCAGGACGGCAACGCCATCGTCGCCGCCAAGGGCAAGCAGGAACACCGCCTGCTGCTGCAGGAAATCCCGTTGACCCGCAACGGCAGCATCGGCTTCCAGGTCGAGAACGCCATGGCCGCCATCGCCGCCGCCTGGGCCTTGAATCTGGACTGGGATGTGATACGCGCCGGCCTGGCCAGCTTTGTCAACGATGCCGCCACAGCGCCCGGCCGTTTCAATGTATTCGAGTATCGCGGCGCCACCCTGATCGCCGACTACGGCCACAATCCGGACGCCATCCAGGCGCTGGTGAAGGCAATCGACAGCATGCCGGCCAAACGCCGCTCGGTAGTCATCAGCGGCGCCGGCGACCGCCGCGATATCGATATCCGCCACCAGACTGAAATCCTGGGCGAGGCCTTCGATGAAGTGATTCTTTACCAGGACCAGTGCCAGCGCGGCCGCGCCGACGGCGAAGTGCTGGGCCTGTTGCGCGAGGGCTTGAAGAATGCCCGACGCACCACTGCCATCGAGGAAATCAACGGCGAATTCATCGCCATCGATACTGCGTTGTCGCATCTGTCGCCAGGCGATTTGTGCCTGATCCTGGTCGACCAGGTGGAAGAAGCGCTGGAACATATCGCCAAGCGTATTGCGGAAGTCTAA
- a CDS encoding MFS transporter has product MQRTLLIPLIVACALFMENMDATVIATSLPVLAHDLGQDPLTLKLALTSYVVGLGVFIPISGWIADRFGARTVFRSAILVFLCGSLMCAASSSLAAFVAARFLQGIGGAMMVPVGRIVIFRAVPRTELVKAISYLTIPSQLGPVIGPPLGGFITTYFHWRWIFLINVPISILGMYLASKYIENYRSDDLQPLDMKGFVLSAVGSTLLMLGLSMIDGELLASEWAFAMCVAGGLTLYVYLLHARREPFPLLDLRLLRIPTFRASVLGGSLFRIGLGAVPFLLPLALQVGFGMNAFHAGTITCASAFGAIFMKAIGTSVLRRYGFRSVLIWNAVLAGLALASYGLFTPTTPYLVMMAVVLLGGFFPSMQFTCLNTMAYADLDSADVSRATSLASVVQQISLGLGVTIGGLAVHFSSRLQGHSTIVAGDFWPAFIVIGLFSMASIPVTRRLPLNAGAALTGHKPA; this is encoded by the coding sequence GTGCAACGTACTCTCCTCATCCCGCTGATTGTTGCTTGTGCGCTGTTCATGGAAAACATGGACGCGACGGTGATTGCCACCTCTTTGCCGGTGCTGGCGCACGACCTCGGACAAGATCCGCTTACCCTGAAACTTGCCTTGACCTCGTATGTGGTCGGCCTTGGCGTCTTCATTCCTATCAGCGGCTGGATCGCCGACCGCTTCGGCGCGCGCACCGTGTTCCGTTCGGCGATCCTGGTATTCCTGTGCGGTTCGCTGATGTGCGCCGCCTCCAGCTCGCTGGCGGCATTTGTCGCCGCCCGTTTCTTGCAGGGCATAGGCGGCGCCATGATGGTACCGGTCGGCCGCATCGTGATTTTCCGCGCGGTGCCGCGCACTGAGCTGGTCAAGGCCATCAGCTACCTGACCATTCCATCGCAGCTGGGACCGGTGATCGGGCCGCCGCTGGGCGGCTTCATCACTACCTATTTCCACTGGCGCTGGATCTTCCTGATCAACGTGCCGATCAGCATCCTGGGTATGTACCTGGCCAGCAAATACATAGAGAATTACCGTTCCGACGATTTGCAGCCGCTCGACATGAAGGGCTTCGTGCTGTCGGCGGTCGGTAGTACGCTGCTGATGCTGGGCCTGTCGATGATCGATGGCGAACTGCTGGCGTCGGAATGGGCGTTCGCCATGTGCGTAGCGGGTGGCCTGACCTTGTATGTGTATCTGCTGCACGCGCGGCGTGAGCCGTTTCCGCTGCTGGATTTGCGACTGCTGCGGATCCCGACTTTCCGCGCCAGCGTGCTGGGCGGCTCGCTGTTCCGCATCGGCCTTGGCGCGGTGCCGTTCCTGCTGCCGCTGGCCTTGCAGGTCGGTTTCGGCATGAATGCCTTCCATGCCGGCACCATTACCTGCGCTTCGGCCTTCGGCGCGATCTTCATGAAAGCCATCGGCACCTCGGTGCTGCGCCGGTACGGCTTCCGTTCGGTGCTGATCTGGAATGCGGTGCTGGCCGGGCTGGCGCTAGCCTCGTACGGCTTGTTTACGCCGACCACGCCGTACCTGGTGATGATGGCGGTGGTCTTGCTGGGCGGTTTTTTCCCTTCCATGCAATTCACCTGTCTCAACACCATGGCTTACGCCGACCTGGATAGCGCCGACGTCAGCCGGGCTACCAGCCTGGCCAGCGTGGTGCAGCAGATTTCCCTGGGATTGGGAGTAACGATAGGCGGCCTGGCGGTGCATTTTTCCAGCCGCCTGCAAGGCCATTCGACCATTGTTGCGGGCGATTTCTGGCCAGCCTTCATCGTCATCGGACTGTTCTCGATGGCCTCGATTCCGGTGACGCGGCGTTTGCCCCTCAACGCCGGTGCGGCATTGACGGGGCATAAGCCGGCGTAG
- a CDS encoding nuclear transport factor 2 family protein gives MPNRERVESFIKLVVQGKYVEAIEEFYTEDASMQENQEPPRKGMQLLMAGEQKAMSAVKEIRTLAVKSFLIDGDRVAINWLFEIELPDGRSFRQDEIAYQVWRGDKIAEEQFYYDPGQRKPA, from the coding sequence ATGCCAAATCGAGAACGTGTTGAAAGTTTTATAAAACTGGTTGTGCAAGGCAAATACGTGGAAGCGATCGAGGAGTTTTATACCGAAGACGCCTCCATGCAGGAAAACCAGGAGCCGCCGCGCAAGGGAATGCAGTTGCTGATGGCGGGCGAACAAAAGGCAATGTCGGCGGTCAAGGAAATCCGCACGCTGGCGGTCAAATCCTTCCTGATCGACGGCGACCGCGTCGCCATCAACTGGCTGTTCGAGATCGAACTGCCGGACGGCCGCAGTTTCCGGCAAGATGAAATCGCCTACCAGGTCTGGCGCGGCGACAAGATTGCGGAAGAACAGTTTTACTACGATCCGGGCCAGCGCAAGCCGGCCTGA
- a CDS encoding cupin domain-containing protein, with the protein MARPECIKNWQEIKGADDSHYPDSAELMSIGSPFGRSFGLKRIGIHHEVLPPGRRTSWPHAEKTEEEFAYVIEGTPDVWLDGHLHRLAPGDGVGFATGTGLAHTFINNTETDVRLLVVGECFRADNQVIYPLHPARNAAIGSQYWSDAPQDPLGPHDGLPDKLRQSNGPF; encoded by the coding sequence ATGGCGCGACCGGAGTGTATAAAGAACTGGCAAGAGATTAAAGGCGCGGACGATTCGCACTATCCCGACAGCGCTGAGCTGATGTCCATCGGTTCGCCGTTCGGCCGCAGCTTCGGCTTGAAAAGGATAGGGATCCACCATGAGGTGCTGCCGCCCGGCCGCCGTACTTCCTGGCCGCACGCAGAGAAGACCGAGGAAGAATTCGCCTATGTGATCGAAGGCACGCCAGACGTATGGCTGGACGGTCATCTGCACCGGCTGGCGCCGGGCGACGGCGTCGGTTTCGCTACCGGCACCGGCCTCGCGCATACCTTCATCAATAACACCGAAACCGATGTGCGGCTGCTGGTGGTGGGCGAGTGCTTCCGCGCCGACAACCAGGTAATCTATCCTTTGCATCCGGCGCGCAACGCCGCGATCGGCAGCCAGTACTGGAGCGATGCACCGCAGGATCCACTCGGTCCTCATGACGGCTTGCCCGACAAATTGCGGCAGTCAAACGGTCCTTTCTGA
- the kdpE gene encoding two-component system response regulator KdpE: MTTQPTPIALLVEDEPQIRRFVRAALEDEGWQIFEAQTMQRGLIDCGTRKPNLVILDLGLPDGDGVDFILDVRKWSRVPIIVLSARGNEADKIKALDAGADDYLSKPFGVGELLARVRATLRRQHQPLAGDDGLIRFGDVTLDLQARLVTKAQQPVHLTPTEYRLLTVLVANAGRVVTNPQLLKEVWGPSHSESGHYLRIYMGHLRQKLEDDPAQPKHLLTETAVGYRILLSQ; the protein is encoded by the coding sequence ATGACGACGCAACCAACCCCGATCGCATTACTGGTCGAAGACGAACCGCAGATACGGCGCTTTGTGCGCGCTGCGCTGGAAGATGAAGGCTGGCAGATCTTTGAGGCGCAGACCATGCAGCGGGGCCTGATAGATTGCGGCACCCGCAAGCCCAACCTGGTGATTCTCGACCTCGGCTTGCCGGATGGCGACGGCGTCGATTTCATCCTGGATGTCAGGAAATGGTCGCGCGTACCCATCATCGTGCTGTCGGCGCGGGGCAATGAAGCCGACAAGATCAAGGCGCTGGATGCAGGCGCCGACGATTACCTGAGCAAGCCGTTTGGCGTCGGCGAGCTGCTGGCGCGGGTGCGCGCCACGCTGCGCCGGCAGCACCAGCCGCTGGCCGGCGACGACGGCCTGATCCGCTTTGGCGACGTCACGCTGGATTTGCAGGCGCGGCTGGTCACCAAGGCGCAGCAGCCGGTGCACCTGACGCCGACCGAGTACCGCCTGCTGACGGTGCTGGTCGCCAATGCAGGACGGGTGGTGACCAACCCGCAATTGCTGAAAGAAGTATGGGGACCGTCGCATTCCGAGAGCGGCCACTACCTGCGGATTTATATGGGACACTTGCGGCAGAAACTGGAAGACGATCCGGCCCAGCCCAAGCATTTGCTGACCGAGACCGCGGTTGGCTACCGCATCCTGCTTTCCCAATGA
- the kdpD gene encoding two-component system sensor histidine kinase KdpD — translation MSSPNSNGDLRPDPDALLAQLQVQESLAGRGKLRIYFGASAGVGKTYAMLSAAHKLHSEGREVLAGVIESHGRAETAALLNGLELLPLKQVEYRDKQLPEFDLDAALQRKPSLILVDELAHSNASGSRHPKRWQDVEELLNAGIDVFTTLNVQHLESLNDVVGGITGIRVAETLPDTVFDAADEVVLVDLPADELLNRLKLGKVYKLPQAERASRNFFRKGNLIALRELALRRTADRLQGDVQAYRIEKSIGAVWQTDAALLACVGPSPNAEHVIRSTARLATQLNAEWHAIYVETPKLQRLPSARRERILKTLKLAQDLGATTAVLAGNDVAGVMAGYARSHNFSKIIIGRSQRQFPWQPNHAARIAAQASDIDLIEIGVPPASAAAKAEDAAGRSFPRHLPKQSRIEWWGYGWALGVCALVTLLATPILPFFDLANIVMLYLLAEVLIAIRYGRGPAIFVALLSIASFDFFFVPPRFSFAVSDFQYLLTFGVMLAVGLTITHLTTGLRYQARIASDREARSRALFEFARALSGVLQTEQIFETSRQFLQRSFQAKTLLLIPDDAGRLQLPAAIPEEVVNVAAALDMGIAQWAFDNASSAGIGTDTLPASNYLYLPLVAPMRTRGVLAILPHSRRWILIPEQQQQLYTFATLTAIALERVHYVEVAQDALVRMESERLRNSLLSALSHDLRTPLTALIGLSESLVLSKPPLQENQQLLAGALHSEMLRMSALVTNLLDMARIQSGEVKLNLQWQPFEEVVGSALRASGSVLLGHQTEIRVSHELPLIRFDAVLIERVLCNLLENAAKYTPPGSHIVLAAVVNGRLLAVTVSDDGPGLPSGMEDAIFEKFTRGERESAKPGVGLGLAICRAIVEAHGGTIHARGAHGVGAEFIFTIPLGTPPSMPDLEEHELRMDVAGNGIGNTGNTEKT, via the coding sequence ATGTCCTCACCCAATTCAAACGGCGACCTGCGTCCCGATCCGGACGCTTTGCTGGCGCAACTGCAGGTGCAGGAGAGTCTGGCCGGACGCGGTAAGTTGCGCATCTATTTCGGCGCTTCCGCCGGCGTCGGCAAAACCTACGCCATGCTCAGCGCGGCGCATAAATTGCATAGCGAGGGGCGCGAGGTATTGGCCGGGGTTATCGAGAGCCACGGCAGGGCGGAAACTGCGGCCTTGCTGAACGGCCTGGAGCTGCTGCCGCTCAAGCAGGTGGAATACCGCGACAAGCAGCTGCCGGAATTCGACCTGGACGCGGCGCTGCAGCGCAAGCCGTCGCTGATCCTGGTCGACGAGCTAGCCCATTCCAACGCTTCCGGTTCGCGCCATCCAAAACGCTGGCAGGATGTGGAAGAACTGCTGAACGCCGGCATCGACGTTTTCACCACGCTGAACGTCCAGCATCTGGAAAGCCTGAACGACGTAGTGGGGGGCATCACCGGCATCCGGGTGGCGGAAACCCTGCCGGATACGGTATTCGATGCGGCCGACGAAGTGGTGCTGGTGGATTTGCCGGCCGATGAGCTGCTCAACCGGCTCAAGCTCGGCAAGGTATACAAGCTGCCGCAGGCCGAACGCGCTTCGCGCAATTTTTTCCGCAAGGGCAATCTGATCGCCTTGCGCGAACTGGCCTTGCGCCGCACTGCCGACCGCTTGCAGGGCGATGTCCAGGCTTATCGCATCGAAAAATCGATAGGCGCGGTGTGGCAAACCGATGCCGCGCTGCTGGCCTGCGTCGGACCATCTCCCAACGCGGAACATGTGATACGCAGCACGGCCCGGCTGGCGACCCAGCTGAATGCCGAATGGCATGCGATCTATGTCGAAACGCCGAAATTACAGCGGCTGCCCTCGGCCAGGCGCGAGCGCATCCTGAAGACGCTCAAGCTGGCGCAGGACCTGGGCGCCACTACGGCAGTATTGGCGGGCAACGATGTCGCCGGTGTCATGGCAGGCTATGCGCGCAGCCACAATTTTTCCAAGATCATCATCGGCCGCAGCCAGCGCCAGTTTCCCTGGCAGCCGAATCACGCCGCGCGCATCGCAGCTCAGGCCAGCGATATCGACCTGATCGAAATCGGCGTGCCGCCGGCCAGCGCGGCGGCCAAGGCAGAGGATGCCGCCGGCCGCAGTTTTCCACGCCACCTGCCCAAGCAAAGCCGGATCGAATGGTGGGGCTACGGCTGGGCGCTCGGCGTATGCGCATTGGTCACCTTGCTGGCGACGCCGATACTGCCGTTTTTCGACCTCGCCAACATCGTCATGCTGTATCTGCTGGCTGAGGTGCTGATCGCCATCCGCTACGGCCGCGGGCCGGCGATTTTCGTGGCGCTGCTGAGCATTGCTTCCTTCGATTTCTTTTTCGTGCCGCCGCGCTTTTCCTTCGCCGTCAGCGATTTCCAGTACCTGCTGACCTTCGGCGTGATGCTGGCGGTGGGTTTGACGATCACCCATCTGACCACCGGTCTGCGCTACCAGGCTCGCATTGCCTCTGATCGTGAAGCGCGTTCGCGCGCCTTATTCGAATTCGCCCGCGCCTTGTCGGGTGTCTTGCAAACCGAACAGATATTTGAAACCAGCCGCCAGTTCCTGCAGCGCAGTTTCCAGGCCAAGACCTTGCTGCTGATACCGGACGATGCCGGCCGCTTGCAGTTGCCGGCGGCGATTCCGGAGGAGGTTGTCAATGTCGCCGCCGCGCTCGACATGGGCATCGCCCAATGGGCCTTCGACAATGCCAGCAGCGCCGGCATCGGCACCGATACGCTGCCGGCCAGTAATTACCTGTATCTGCCGCTGGTGGCGCCGATGCGCACCCGCGGCGTGCTGGCGATCCTGCCGCACAGCCGGCGCTGGATCCTGATCCCGGAGCAGCAGCAACAGCTGTATACCTTCGCCACCCTGACTGCGATTGCGCTGGAACGGGTGCACTATGTCGAAGTGGCGCAGGACGCGCTGGTGCGGATGGAATCGGAGCGCTTGCGCAATTCACTGCTGTCGGCGCTGTCGCACGATTTGCGCACGCCTTTGACGGCGCTGATCGGCTTATCCGAATCGCTGGTGCTGTCGAAGCCGCCGCTGCAGGAAAACCAGCAGCTGCTGGCCGGCGCGCTGCACAGCGAGATGCTGCGCATGAGCGCGCTGGTCACCAATCTGCTGGACATGGCCAGGATCCAGAGCGGCGAGGTGAAGCTGAACCTGCAATGGCAACCGTTTGAAGAGGTGGTCGGCAGTGCGCTGCGCGCCAGCGGTTCGGTATTGCTGGGGCATCAGACAGAAATCCGGGTGTCGCATGAGCTGCCGCTGATCCGCTTCGACGCGGTCTTGATTGAGCGCGTGCTGTGCAACCTGCTGGAAAACGCCGCCAAGTACACGCCGCCCGGTTCGCATATCGTGTTGGCGGCGGTGGTGAATGGGCGCTTGCTGGCGGTCACGGTATCGGATGACGGCCCCGGGCTACCCAGCGGCATGGAAGACGCCATATTCGAGAAATTCACGCGCGGCGAGCGCGAATCGGCCAAGCCCGGCGTCGGTTTGGGACTGGCGATCTGCCGTGCGATCGTGGAAGCGCACGGCGGCACCATCCACGCCCGCGGCGCCCATGGCGTCGGCGCCGAGTTCATCTTTACCATCCCGCTCGGGACACCGCCCAGCATGCCCGATCTGGAAGAGCATGAGCTCAGGATGGATGTAGCAGGCAATGGCATCGGCAATACAGGCAATACGGAGAAAACATGA